In Solanum lycopersicum chromosome 5, SLM_r2.1, the following are encoded in one genomic region:
- the LOC101261118 gene encoding uncharacterized protein isoform X2, giving the protein MNSVTIVINCCGQVMNFVGHLLLNSINFVGRLILNLVNFGAELLPKVFNFIGLLILNLVDYGGQILNFAGKLVLYLVDYGGQMLLNIVDFGGELILNLVDFGGEYIPKLVNFCVRLLMDVVIFVQQLLFNVVDFGWRLILKLAIFGGELLSKVANFGGQLLSKLFNIGWQLILKLAVFGGQLLSKLFNIGWRLTLNLVNFGVQLLSFGTELLLKLVNFVVQLLSFGTELLLKLVNFVVQLLLNLINLGVQLLNFGVQLLMWVKFFGWQVLLTLKNFGWQAIEVKNLCEQLVNWFERINHWFNIALPYLITIALLLALFVYYCFLRTQAGRAKLQRREKAETDRLLELEKRKKQLLEEMRETEKKEEEARKVKLEKKEKAESDRLSELEKRKKKRLEEMRETKRKDVESMKLKENIRAKVGKELSMLETTCHDMASVLRGLGISVGGGTIHEVVIYDSKLKLRRNLSLFLE; this is encoded by the exons ATGAATTCGGTAACTATTGTGATAAATTGTTGTGGACAAGTGATGAATTTTGTTGGGCACCTGCTACTGAATTCGATAAATTTTGTTGGGCGACTGATACTGAACCTGGTAAATTTTGGGGCGGAATTGCTACCGAAGGTGTTCAATTTTATAGGGCTATTGATACTGAACCTGGTAGATTATGGTGGGCAAATACTAAATTTTGCAGGGAAACTGGTATTGTACCTGGTAGATTATGGTGGGCAAATGCTACTGAACATTGTAGATTTTGGCGGGGAACTGATATTGAACCTGGTAGATTTTGGTGGGGAATATATACCGAAGCTGGTAAATTTTTGTGTGCGATTGCTAATGGATGTGGTAATCTTTGTTCAGCAATTGCTATTTAACGTGGTAGACTTTGGTTGGCGATTGATACTGAAACTAGCGATTTTTGGTGGAGAACTTCTGTCGAAGGTAGCGAATTTTGGTGGACAATTGCTATCAAAGCTGTTCAATATTGGTTGGCAATTGATACTGAAACTAGCGGTTTTTGGTGGGCAATTGCTATCAAAGCTGTTCAATATTGGTTGGCGACTGACACTGAACCTGGTGAATTTCGGTGTTCAATTGCTAAGTTTTGGTACAGAACTGCTATTGAAACTGGTGAATTTCGTAGTTCAATTGCTAAGTTTTGGTACGGAGCTGCTATTGAAACTGGTGAATTTCGTTGTTCAATTGCTGCTTAACCTGATAAACTTGGGAGTGCAACTGCTAAATTTTGGTGTACAACTGTTAATGTGGGTAAAATTTTTCGGTTGGCAAGTGCTGCTGACGCTTAAGAATTTTGGTTGGCAAGCGATTGAAGTGAAGAATTTATGTGAGCAACTTGTGAATTGGTTCGAAAGGATCAATCACTGGTTTAACATAGCTTTACCCTATCTCATAACTATCGCGTTGTTGCTAGCTCTCTTCGTGTATTATTGCTTTTTACGTACTCAGGCAGGGAGGGCGAAGTTGCAAAGAAGAGAAAAGGCGGAAACTGATCGTTTATTAGAACTCGAGAAGAGAAAGAAACAGCTTTTGGAGGAAATGAGAGAAACTGAAAAGAAG GAAGAAGAAGCGAGGAAGGTGAagttggaaaaaaaagaaaaggctGAAAGTGATCGTTTATCAGAACTCgagaagagaaagaagaagcGTTTGGAGGAAATGAGAGAAACTAAAAGGAAG GACGTTGAGAGTATGAAATTGAAAGAGAATATACGAGCCAAAGTTGGAAAGGAACTCAGTATGCTTGAAACAACATGCCATGATATGGCTTCAGTGCTGCGCGGATTGGGAATCAGTGTTGGTGGTGGCACTATTCATGAG GTTGTGATATACGACAGCAAGTTGAAGCTGAGGAGAAATTTAAGCTTATTTCTCGAATGA
- the LOC101261118 gene encoding uncharacterized protein isoform X4, whose translation MNWAKFVVNYCGQVMNFVGQQLLISINFVGRLILNLVNFGGKLLNYGAELLSKMLNFAGQLILNLVDVVGKLVLNLVDLAGGLVNFVAEQLPKLVNFTGKQVLYLIDYSGELLMKLIDFGAEWLSKLVNFGGQLILNLVNFCWELVLNLVNFSGRLLMNLVDFGWELISKVVNFGEQLLSKLLNICWQLILNLVNLGRELVNFGVELVMKLVNFGVLVLMWLKIFIWQVLLTVMNFGCQVLVTLKRFSLPALVTLEKFCGQTLVNWFKRINHWFHVALPYLIIIVLFLAIFVYYCYCERRLLLKEEEARKVKLEKKEKAESDRLSELEKRKKKRLEEMRETKRKDVESMKLKENIRAKVGKELSMLETTCHDMASVLRGLGISVGGGTIHEVVIYDSKLKLRRNLSLFLE comes from the exons ATGAATTGGGCAAAATTTGTAGTTAATTATTGTGGACAAGTGATGAATTTTGTTGGGCAACAGCTACTGATTTCGATAAATTTTGTTGGGCGGTTGATACTGAATCTAGTAAATTTTGGTGGGAAACTACTAAATTATGGGGCGGAGTTGCTATCGAAGATGTTAAATTTTGCTGGGCAACTGATATTGAACCTGGTAGATGTTGTTGGAAAACTGGTACTGAATCTGGTTGATCTTGCTGGGGGACTAGTGAATTTTGTTGCGGAACAGTTACCAAAACTGGTAAATTTTACTGGAAAACAGGTCTTGTACCTGATAGATTATAGTGGGGAACTGCTGATGAAGCTGATAGATTTTGGTGCGGAATGGCTATCGAAACTGGTAAATTTTGGTGGGCAATTGATACTGAACCTGGTAAACTTTTGTTGGGAATTGGTACTGAATTTGGTTAATTTTTCGGGGCGATTGCTGATGAATTTAGTAGATTTTGGGTGGGAACTGATATCGAAGGTGGTAAATTTTGGTGAACAGTTGCTATCGAAGCTGTTAAATATTTGTTGGCAACTGATACTGAATCTGGTAAATTTAGGCCGGGAACTGGTAAATTTTGGTGTGGAACTGGTAATGAAACTCGTAAATTTTGGTGTACTAGTGTTAATGTggctcaaaattttcatttggcAAGTGCTATTGACGGTTATGAATTTTGGTTGCCAAGTGCTAGTTACGCTGAAAAGATTCAGCCTGCCAGCATTAGTTACGCTGGAGAAGTTTTGTGGGCAAACACTCGTGAATTGGTTTAAAAGGATCAATCACTGGTTTCACGTAGCCTTACCCTATCTCATAATTATCGTGTTGTTTCTAGCTATCTTCGTGTATTATTGCTACTGCGAAAGAAGATTACTGCTCAAG GAAGAAGAAGCGAGGAAGGTGAagttggaaaaaaaagaaaaggctGAAAGTGATCGTTTATCAGAACTCgagaagagaaagaagaagcGTTTGGAGGAAATGAGAGAAACTAAAAGGAAG GACGTTGAGAGTATGAAATTGAAAGAGAATATACGAGCCAAAGTTGGAAAGGAACTCAGTATGCTTGAAACAACATGCCATGATATGGCTTCAGTGCTGCGCGGATTGGGAATCAGTGTTGGTGGTGGCACTATTCATGAG GTTGTGATATACGACAGCAAGTTGAAGCTGAGGAGAAATTTAAGCTTATTTCTCGAATGA
- the LOC112941530 gene encoding uncharacterized protein has translation MCILPIQAEEAKKLKLMLRRKKAENIRLLEIEKRQMQRVEEMRETQKKDVENTNLKEQMRFEVRKELSKVEMTCHDMASLLCRLGITVGDGTSHEVRVAYRKALLKFHPDRSSQSDLRQQVEAEETFKLISRMKDKYLPTL, from the exons ATGTGCATTTTACCTATTCAGGCAGAAGAAGCCAAGAAGTTGAAGCTGATGTTGAGAAGAAAAAAGGCTGAAAATATTCGTTTATTAGAAATCGAGAAGAGACAAATGCAGCGCGTGGAGGAAATGAGAGAAACTCAAAAGAAG GATGTGGAGAATACGAACTTGAAGGAACAGATGCGATTTGAAGTTCGGAAGGAACTCAGTAAGGTTGAAATGACATGCCATGATATGGCTTCATTGTTGTGTAGATTAGGAATCACTGTTGGTGATGGTACTAGTCATGAG GTTCGCGTTGCTTACAGAAAAGCATTGCTGAAATTTCACCCAGATAGATCTTCACAATCTGATCTACGACAGCAAGTTGAAGCTGAGGAGACGTTTAAGCTTATTTCTCGAATGAAGGACAAATACTTACCAACTTTATGA
- the LOC101260533 gene encoding cytochrome P450 CYP749A22: MMMIIIILASSLFILVGIVKKLLWTPFHVQFMMRYQGIQGPCYKFLYGNFKEIDEMKKESTNKAMDHLSHDIFPRILPHIFSWKKLYGPNFLYWHGLQPELVVTEPELLKEILSNRNNNYPKMDLEGFPKKLFGDGVASSKGEKWVKMRKLANHVFHGVSLRSMIPMMIMSCETMLERWKNYEDKKIEVFEEFRLLTSEIISRTAFGSSYSEGKNIFQMLMKLASLVSGNANKVRFPGISQIWKSCDEIESEKLEKGIHDCITRIIKKREEEEEDHNFGSDFLGKLLEAYQDNRISIEDIVDECKTFYFAGHETTTILLGWTMFLLATNKKWQEKARKEVVESFGHNVPNADGLSRLKTMNMILDESLRLYPPVPFIKRKVDNKVELGKLTLPGEMHFYISPLALHHDRKIWGEDVHVFRPDRFAEGVVKATNNNPVAYLPFGYGPRTCLGLNFAMTEAKIALSMILQRYMFTMSPTYVHSPAQLFMLRPQHGVEVILHKI, from the exons atgatgatgatcataATCATTCTCGCGAGTTCTCTCTTCATTCTCGTTGGGATCGTTAAGAAGCTATTATGGACTCCATTTCATGTTCAATTTATGATGAGATATCAAGGTATACAAGGTCCTTGTTACAAGTTCCTATATGGGAACTTCAAAGAgattgatgaaatgaaaaaagagTCCACAAACAAAGCCATGGATCACTTATCACATGACATATTTCCAAGAATTCTACCTCATATATTTTCTTGGAAGAAACTATATG GGCCAAATTTTCTCTACTGGCATGGACTGCAACCTGAACTAGTAGTGACTGAACCAGAACTTCTCAAAGAAATACTGAGCAATAGAAACAACAATTATCCCAAAATGGATCTTGAAGGCTTTCCCAAGAAGCTTTTCGGAGACGGGGTTGCGTCATCTAAAGGCGAAAAATGGGTAAAAATGAGGAAACTAGCTAACCATGTTTTTCATGGAGTAAGCCTAAGA AGTATGATTCCGATGATGATTATGAGTTGTGAGACAATGCTCGAACGTTGGAAGAATTATGAAGATAAAAAGATTGAAGTGTTTGAAGAGTTTAGGCTATTAACATCAGAGATCATTTCCAGGACTGCTTTTGGAAGTAGTTACTCAGAAGGAAAGAACATATTTCAAATGCTGATGAAGTTAGCTTCACTAGTTTCTGGAAATGCTAACAAAGTTAGATTTCCAGGCATCAG TCAAATATGGAAAAGCTGTGATGAAATAGAGTCAGAGAAACTCGAGAAGGGGATACATGACTGCATTACTCgaataataaagaaaagagaagaggaagaggaagatcaTAACTTTGGAAGCGATTTCCTTGGAAAACTCCTAGAGGCTTATCAAGATAACAGAATATCGATAGAAGATATAGTTGATGAGTGCAAGACGTTTTATTTTGCTGGTCATGAGACGACAACTATATTGCTTGGATGGACAATGTTCTTGCTAGCTACAAACAAGAAGTGGCAAgaaaaagcaagaaaagaagttGTTGAATCATTTGGCCATAATGTACCTAATGCAGATGGACTATCAAGACTGAAAACT ATGAACATGATTCTCGATGAATCTCTAAGATTGTATCCTCCAGTACCATTCATCAAAAGGAAAGTTGACAACaaagttgagctaggaaagctAACTCTACCAGGTGAAATGCATTTCTACATATCACCATTAGCACTTCATCATGATCGTAAAATATGGGGAGAAGATGTACATGTTTTCAGACCAGATAGATTTGCTGAAGGGGTTGTTAAAGCTACAAACAACAATCCAGTAGCATACCTGCCCTTTGGCTATGGACCTCGAACTTGTTTAGGCTTGAACTTTGCAATGACAGAAGCAAAAATTGCTCTTTCAATGATTCTACAACGTTATATGTTCACAATGTCACCAACTTATGTTCACTCTCCTGCTCAGCTTTTTATGCTACGTCCACAGCATGGAGTTGAAGTCATTCTTCACAAGATTTAA
- the LOC101261118 gene encoding uncharacterized protein isoform X3, whose translation MNWAKFVVNYCGQVMNFVGQQLLISINFVGRLILNLVNFGGKLLNYGAELLSKMLNFAGQLILNLVDVVGKLVLNLVDLAGGLVNFVAEQLPKLVNFTGKQVLYLIDYSGELLMKLIDFGAEWLSKLVNFGGQLILNLVNFCWELVLNLVNFSGRLLMNLVDFGWELISKVVNFGEQLLSKLLNICWQLILNLVNLGRELVNFGVELVMKLVNFGVLVLMWLKIFIWQVLLTVMNFGCQVLVTLKRFSLPALVTLEKFCGQTLVNWFKRINHWFHVALPYLIIIVLFLAIFVYYCYCERRLLLKEEEARKVKLEKKEKAESDRLSELEKRKKKRLEEMRETKRKDVESMKLKENIRAKVGKELSMLETTCHDMASVLRGLGISVGGGTIHEVRVAYKKALMKFHPDKSSGCDIRQQVEAEEKFKLISRMKDKYLPNL comes from the exons ATGAATTGGGCAAAATTTGTAGTTAATTATTGTGGACAAGTGATGAATTTTGTTGGGCAACAGCTACTGATTTCGATAAATTTTGTTGGGCGGTTGATACTGAATCTAGTAAATTTTGGTGGGAAACTACTAAATTATGGGGCGGAGTTGCTATCGAAGATGTTAAATTTTGCTGGGCAACTGATATTGAACCTGGTAGATGTTGTTGGAAAACTGGTACTGAATCTGGTTGATCTTGCTGGGGGACTAGTGAATTTTGTTGCGGAACAGTTACCAAAACTGGTAAATTTTACTGGAAAACAGGTCTTGTACCTGATAGATTATAGTGGGGAACTGCTGATGAAGCTGATAGATTTTGGTGCGGAATGGCTATCGAAACTGGTAAATTTTGGTGGGCAATTGATACTGAACCTGGTAAACTTTTGTTGGGAATTGGTACTGAATTTGGTTAATTTTTCGGGGCGATTGCTGATGAATTTAGTAGATTTTGGGTGGGAACTGATATCGAAGGTGGTAAATTTTGGTGAACAGTTGCTATCGAAGCTGTTAAATATTTGTTGGCAACTGATACTGAATCTGGTAAATTTAGGCCGGGAACTGGTAAATTTTGGTGTGGAACTGGTAATGAAACTCGTAAATTTTGGTGTACTAGTGTTAATGTggctcaaaattttcatttggcAAGTGCTATTGACGGTTATGAATTTTGGTTGCCAAGTGCTAGTTACGCTGAAAAGATTCAGCCTGCCAGCATTAGTTACGCTGGAGAAGTTTTGTGGGCAAACACTCGTGAATTGGTTTAAAAGGATCAATCACTGGTTTCACGTAGCCTTACCCTATCTCATAATTATCGTGTTGTTTCTAGCTATCTTCGTGTATTATTGCTACTGCGAAAGAAGATTACTGCTCAAG GAAGAAGAAGCGAGGAAGGTGAagttggaaaaaaaagaaaaggctGAAAGTGATCGTTTATCAGAACTCgagaagagaaagaagaagcGTTTGGAGGAAATGAGAGAAACTAAAAGGAAG GACGTTGAGAGTATGAAATTGAAAGAGAATATACGAGCCAAAGTTGGAAAGGAACTCAGTATGCTTGAAACAACATGCCATGATATGGCTTCAGTGCTGCGCGGATTGGGAATCAGTGTTGGTGGTGGCACTATTCATGAG GTTCGCGTTGCTTACAAAAAAGCATTGATGAAATTTCACCCGGATAAATCTTCAGGTTGTGATATACGACAGCAAGTTGAAGCTGAGGAGAAATTTAAGCTTATTTCTCGAATGAAGGACAAATACTTACCAAATTTATGA
- the LOC101260227 gene encoding uncharacterized protein: MSGVSLGESHGRPWTGKKTSRRCNDGTGADHVVLIDVECETFGNVIFIDVPESTPKKFRGKTAAKKDKGRSPLRNIIFIDDDESNGNEYPKFGLEDDHHFFHDPSPSMRPCSSSRSAKEPLDEIDDDCQFVRENISPVKLSKCKRTYSGKSPVQNRYGLMSDSESSSSDDDEVVMGDYSGLLREEWQKAFLKRKNDNSGQSGVRDINSASTVGIQPEPGESKEHPVCPGNSKSSTEKENLSPRSTRESHCNETGSFNGKEDLLPGGSRWWTTGSSVKHKSDCNYSNGSVCLRESSTCRGASSGIRISGKRCVDQENGKWIPDRTSELSSNHNETQPRNSGSLLEEDLSESVSMSQHKDERHDDVNGEDGENVERCVENCITTERERFKETSEYKKALEEELASRQRALAIQAQEAKKMKLLLKRKKAESMRLLEMEKRQKQRVEEIRETQKKDVENMNLKEQIRAEVRMELSKLEITCHDMASVLSGLGITVGAGTSHEVRAAYKKALLKFHPDRASRSDLQQQVEAEEKFKLISRMKDKYLPTL, encoded by the exons ATGAGTGGGGTGTCTCTAGGTGAGTCTCATGGTCGACCCTGGACTGGGAAAAAGACATCGAGGAGGTGCAATGATGGCACAGGAGCTGATCATGTGGTTCTGATTGATGTCGAGTGTGAAACTTTTggtaatgttatttttatagatGTGCCTGAATCAACCCCCAAGAAGTTTCGAGGTAAGACAGCAGCAAAGAAAGACAAAGGACGGTCTCCTTTGAGGAACATAATCTTCATCGATGATGATGAAAGCAATGGAAATGAATATCCTAAATTTGGTCTGGAAGATGACCACCACTTCTTTCATGACCCATCCCCTAGCATGAGACCATGCTCAAGCTCGAGAAGTGCTAAAGAACCTCTAGATGAAATTGATGATGACTGTCAGTTTGTTCGAGAAAATATTTCCCCAGTGAAGTTATCAAAATGTAAAAGAACTTACTCTGGAAAAAGTCCTGTCCAAAATCGTTATGGTTTGATGTCTGATTCAGAGAGTAGTTCATCTGATGATGATGAGGTGGTCATGGGGGATTATTCTGGACTGCTTCGAGAAGAGTGGCAGAAAGCTTTCTTAAAGAGGAAAAATGACAATAGTGGTCAATCTGGTGTCAGAGATATTAATAGTGCATCCACTGTTGGAATTCAACCCGAGCCTGGTGAGAGTAAAGAGCATCCGGTTTGTCCTGGTAACTCTAAATCCTCTACTGAAAAAGAAAACCTGTCCCCTAGATCAACACGCGAATCACATTGTAATGAAACTGGTAGTTTCAATGGGAAGGAGGATTTATTGCCTGGAGGATCTCGATGGTGGACTACCGGATCATCTGTTAAACACAAATCAGACTGCAACTATTCTAATGGCAGTGTTTGTCTTAGAGAGTCTTCTACTTGCAGGGGAGCTTCATCAGGCATACGAATCAGCGGCAAAAGATGTGTTGATCAGGAAAATGGGAAATGGATTCCTGATAGGACATCAGAATTAAGCTCAAACCATAATGAAACACAACCTAGAAACAGTGGTTCCTTGTTGGAGGAGGATCTTTCGGAATCTGTATCTATGAGCCAACACAAGGATGAAAGGCATGATGATGTGAATGGAGAAGATGGTGAGAATGTGGAGCGCTGTGTTGAGAACTGTATTACCACCGAAAGAGAAAGGTTCAAGGAAACCTCCGAATACAAAAAGGCACTAGAGGAAGAACTGGCATCCAGGCAAAGAGCATTGGCGATTCAG GCACAAGAAGCCAAGAAAATGAAGCTGCTGCTGAAAAGAAAGAAGGCTGAAAGTATGCGTTTATTAGAAATGGAAAAGAGACAAAAGCAGCGCGTGGAGGAAATCAGAGAAACTCAAAAGAAG GACGTAGAGAATATGAACCTGAAGGAGCAGATACGAGCTGAAGTTCGAATGGAACTCAGTAAGCTTGAAATAACATGCCATGATATGGCTTCGGTGTTGAGCGGATTGGGGATCACTGTTGGCGCTGGCACTAGTCATGAG GTGCGTGCTGCTTACAAAAAAGCCTTGCTGAAATTTCACCCGGATAGAGCTTCACGATCTGATTTACAACAGCAAGTTGAAGCTGAGGAGAAATTTAAGCTTATTTCTCGAATGAAGGACAAATACTTACCAACTTTATGA
- the LOC101261118 gene encoding uncharacterized protein isoform X1, which translates to MNSVTIVINCCGQVMNFVGHLLLNSINFVGRLILNLVNFGAELLPKVFNFIGLLILNLVDYGGQILNFAGKLVLYLVDYGGQMLLNIVDFGGELILNLVDFGGEYIPKLVNFCVRLLMDVVIFVQQLLFNVVDFGWRLILKLAIFGGELLSKVANFGGQLLSKLFNIGWQLILKLAVFGGQLLSKLFNIGWRLTLNLVNFGVQLLSFGTELLLKLVNFVVQLLSFGTELLLKLVNFVVQLLLNLINLGVQLLNFGVQLLMWVKFFGWQVLLTLKNFGWQAIEVKNLCEQLVNWFERINHWFNIALPYLITIALLLALFVYYCFLRTQAGRAKLQRREKAETDRLLELEKRKKQLLEEMRETEKKEEEARKVKLEKKEKAESDRLSELEKRKKKRLEEMRETKRKDVESMKLKENIRAKVGKELSMLETTCHDMASVLRGLGISVGGGTIHEVRVAYKKALMKFHPDKSSGCDIRQQVEAEEKFKLISRMKDKYLPNL; encoded by the exons ATGAATTCGGTAACTATTGTGATAAATTGTTGTGGACAAGTGATGAATTTTGTTGGGCACCTGCTACTGAATTCGATAAATTTTGTTGGGCGACTGATACTGAACCTGGTAAATTTTGGGGCGGAATTGCTACCGAAGGTGTTCAATTTTATAGGGCTATTGATACTGAACCTGGTAGATTATGGTGGGCAAATACTAAATTTTGCAGGGAAACTGGTATTGTACCTGGTAGATTATGGTGGGCAAATGCTACTGAACATTGTAGATTTTGGCGGGGAACTGATATTGAACCTGGTAGATTTTGGTGGGGAATATATACCGAAGCTGGTAAATTTTTGTGTGCGATTGCTAATGGATGTGGTAATCTTTGTTCAGCAATTGCTATTTAACGTGGTAGACTTTGGTTGGCGATTGATACTGAAACTAGCGATTTTTGGTGGAGAACTTCTGTCGAAGGTAGCGAATTTTGGTGGACAATTGCTATCAAAGCTGTTCAATATTGGTTGGCAATTGATACTGAAACTAGCGGTTTTTGGTGGGCAATTGCTATCAAAGCTGTTCAATATTGGTTGGCGACTGACACTGAACCTGGTGAATTTCGGTGTTCAATTGCTAAGTTTTGGTACAGAACTGCTATTGAAACTGGTGAATTTCGTAGTTCAATTGCTAAGTTTTGGTACGGAGCTGCTATTGAAACTGGTGAATTTCGTTGTTCAATTGCTGCTTAACCTGATAAACTTGGGAGTGCAACTGCTAAATTTTGGTGTACAACTGTTAATGTGGGTAAAATTTTTCGGTTGGCAAGTGCTGCTGACGCTTAAGAATTTTGGTTGGCAAGCGATTGAAGTGAAGAATTTATGTGAGCAACTTGTGAATTGGTTCGAAAGGATCAATCACTGGTTTAACATAGCTTTACCCTATCTCATAACTATCGCGTTGTTGCTAGCTCTCTTCGTGTATTATTGCTTTTTACGTACTCAGGCAGGGAGGGCGAAGTTGCAAAGAAGAGAAAAGGCGGAAACTGATCGTTTATTAGAACTCGAGAAGAGAAAGAAACAGCTTTTGGAGGAAATGAGAGAAACTGAAAAGAAG GAAGAAGAAGCGAGGAAGGTGAagttggaaaaaaaagaaaaggctGAAAGTGATCGTTTATCAGAACTCgagaagagaaagaagaagcGTTTGGAGGAAATGAGAGAAACTAAAAGGAAG GACGTTGAGAGTATGAAATTGAAAGAGAATATACGAGCCAAAGTTGGAAAGGAACTCAGTATGCTTGAAACAACATGCCATGATATGGCTTCAGTGCTGCGCGGATTGGGAATCAGTGTTGGTGGTGGCACTATTCATGAG GTTCGCGTTGCTTACAAAAAAGCATTGATGAAATTTCACCCGGATAAATCTTCAGGTTGTGATATACGACAGCAAGTTGAAGCTGAGGAGAAATTTAAGCTTATTTCTCGAATGAAGGACAAATACTTACCAAATTTATGA